In Labrys wisconsinensis, the following are encoded in one genomic region:
- a CDS encoding 2-hydroxyacid dehydrogenase, whose protein sequence is MAILAWLHNAYGRDLIDGIRAALPGEDIREWPEAGDPDAIDICIVFRMPHGFLKPFRNLALMSATGAGIDHYLLDPDFPRGIRMVRIVDHDFASRMADYVLAWTLFHHRDVAHFLAAQKRREWAYKIMRSAREVRVGVMGLGQMGRLAAERLAGVGYDTAAWSRSRHEVPGVACFAGAEGFGPFLARSEILINLLPLTPTTRGILSAATFAGMPPGGVVISAGRGGHLVEADLAAALRQGTLRAATIDAFPVEPLPADSPLWDTPNLTVTPHCSSTASLRTIVDTFAENVRRFRAGAALLNEVDTLAGY, encoded by the coding sequence ATGGCCATCCTCGCCTGGCTCCACAACGCCTACGGCCGCGACCTCATCGACGGCATCCGCGCCGCGCTTCCCGGCGAGGACATCCGCGAATGGCCGGAGGCCGGCGATCCCGACGCGATCGACATCTGCATCGTCTTCCGCATGCCGCACGGCTTCCTGAAGCCGTTCCGCAACCTGGCGCTGATGTCGGCCACCGGCGCCGGCATCGACCACTATCTGCTCGATCCCGATTTCCCCAGGGGAATCCGGATGGTGCGCATCGTCGACCACGACTTCGCCTCGCGCATGGCGGACTATGTCCTGGCCTGGACGCTGTTCCATCATCGCGACGTCGCGCATTTCCTCGCCGCCCAGAAGCGGCGCGAATGGGCGTACAAGATCATGCGCTCGGCCCGCGAGGTCCGCGTCGGCGTGATGGGCCTCGGCCAGATGGGCCGGCTGGCGGCCGAGCGCCTCGCCGGGGTCGGCTACGACACCGCCGCCTGGTCGCGCTCGCGGCACGAGGTTCCCGGCGTCGCCTGCTTTGCCGGCGCGGAAGGCTTCGGCCCGTTCCTGGCGCGCAGCGAGATCCTGATCAACCTGCTGCCGCTCACGCCGACGACCCGGGGCATCCTGTCGGCCGCGACCTTCGCCGGGATGCCGCCGGGCGGCGTGGTGATCTCGGCCGGGCGCGGCGGGCATCTCGTCGAGGCCGACCTCGCCGCCGCGCTGCGCCAGGGCACGCTGCGCGCCGCCACGATCGACGCCTTTCCCGTCGAGCCCCTGCCCGCGGACAGCCCCCTCTGGGACACGCCGAACCTCACCGTCACCCCGCATTGCTCCTCGACGGCCAGCCTCAGGACGATCGTGGACACCTTCGCCGAGAACGTCCGCCGCTTCCGCGCCGGGGCTGCGCTCCTGAACGAGGTGGACACCCTTGCCGGCTACTGA
- a CDS encoding ABC transporter substrate-binding protein produces MIRLRFLAGAALAAALGLATTGHAEEAKRPKLDFAGSVTWLGMVPVLLAVDKGYFTEAGLDVSLQVVLNSSDRVRALTAGSVAFSNLGRTTVISEMARGNTSFYYFANIDDSPGSEGCWARPGFASFADLKGRKVAANTSAEITMAGLLARAGLKQADIAYVNLPPNEMQLALSRGDVDAACIWQPILDGLKKAVPDGRLLGTDKDTEMFQRFQTMSAPDIMIISRKVVDEDPVSAGKLAAAVMKAADFVNADPEEAAKTVAHYFRQPPETVLAGIRGFKYYGTKDWPEHMRRHGAQMDYLAGWLAETGKIPARPDVKAWENTSFVPKP; encoded by the coding sequence ATGATCAGACTGCGTTTCCTCGCCGGGGCCGCCCTCGCGGCCGCGCTCGGCCTCGCCACGACCGGTCATGCCGAGGAGGCGAAACGGCCGAAGCTCGATTTCGCCGGCTCGGTGACCTGGCTCGGCATGGTCCCGGTGCTGCTCGCCGTCGACAAGGGCTATTTCACCGAGGCCGGGCTCGATGTCAGCCTCCAGGTGGTGCTGAACTCGAGCGATCGCGTGCGCGCGCTGACCGCCGGCTCCGTCGCCTTCAGCAATCTCGGCCGCACCACCGTGATCAGCGAGATGGCGCGCGGCAATACCAGCTTCTACTACTTCGCCAATATCGACGATTCCCCGGGCAGCGAGGGCTGCTGGGCACGGCCGGGCTTTGCCAGCTTCGCGGATCTCAAGGGCCGGAAGGTCGCGGCCAACACCTCCGCCGAGATCACCATGGCGGGGCTCCTCGCCAGGGCCGGCCTGAAGCAAGCCGACATCGCCTATGTCAACCTGCCGCCGAACGAGATGCAGCTGGCGCTCTCGCGCGGGGACGTCGATGCGGCCTGCATCTGGCAGCCGATCCTCGACGGCCTGAAGAAGGCCGTGCCCGACGGCAGGCTCCTGGGCACGGACAAGGACACCGAGATGTTCCAGCGTTTCCAGACCATGTCGGCGCCCGACATCATGATCATCTCGCGCAAGGTCGTCGACGAGGATCCGGTCTCGGCCGGCAAGCTCGCCGCGGCCGTGATGAAGGCGGCCGACTTCGTCAACGCCGACCCGGAAGAGGCGGCGAAGACGGTCGCCCACTATTTCCGCCAGCCGCCCGAGACCGTGCTCGCCGGCATCCGCGGCTTCAAATACTACGGCACGAAGGACTGGCCGGAGCACATGCGCAGGCACGGCGCGCAGATGGACTATCTCGCCGGCTGGCTCGCCGAAACCGGCAAGATTCCTGCAAGGCCCGACGTGAAGGCCTGGGAGAACACCAGCTTCGTGCCCAAGCCCTGA
- a CDS encoding MFS transporter → MAGIPQETGPAPAATPGLSERSLVALLAAVAFVVALNATVMFPLGPFLVAEIGGRADALGYLGAVYSLSAALGGFMASFVLDRFDRRQALAVCAMLFTLAIAAGAAVPDMAALMGTRAAAGFAAGPLWGLLVALVSDVVPPQRRGLAISRLVGTYGLALVLGLPAGPLLASLSGGWRWALLALALGGGVISALTVVAIGPRRDHLAAALSRPSGPAWRGVLRLIVGLPSLIAFLLIAASSFSALLVSPNLPVFVLRNTGLGPTGLSAVYLLGGALALVVVPLTGRTSDRLGALPVAAVAALATTLVLGAAFLGEAPLLPALPVLAMVLAMQLVRSAVSQGSATRVPLPAERAAFQSLAAAVTNLAQALGAGTAPLLLGIGPDGRLAGMDRVAGLAIAAAWTAPLLLMRLETVLRRRDLPPVGEP, encoded by the coding sequence ATGGCGGGCATCCCGCAGGAGACCGGGCCGGCGCCAGCCGCGACGCCGGGCCTCTCCGAGCGCAGCCTCGTCGCGCTCCTCGCCGCCGTGGCCTTCGTGGTCGCCCTGAACGCGACGGTGATGTTTCCGCTCGGCCCCTTCCTGGTCGCGGAGATCGGCGGCCGCGCCGACGCGCTCGGCTATCTCGGCGCGGTCTATTCGCTGTCGGCGGCGCTCGGCGGCTTCATGGCTTCCTTCGTCCTCGACCGCTTCGACCGCCGCCAGGCGCTGGCCGTCTGCGCCATGCTCTTCACGCTCGCGATCGCCGCCGGCGCCGCCGTGCCCGACATGGCGGCGCTGATGGGGACGCGCGCGGCGGCCGGCTTCGCCGCCGGGCCGCTCTGGGGACTGCTGGTCGCCCTGGTCAGCGACGTGGTTCCGCCGCAGCGGCGGGGCCTGGCGATCAGCCGGCTGGTCGGCACCTATGGGCTGGCGCTGGTGCTCGGCCTGCCGGCGGGACCGTTGCTCGCCAGCCTGTCCGGCGGCTGGCGCTGGGCGCTGCTCGCCCTGGCGCTCGGCGGCGGCGTCATCTCGGCCCTGACCGTGGTCGCGATCGGTCCGCGCCGCGATCATCTCGCCGCGGCACTGTCGCGGCCCTCCGGCCCGGCATGGCGCGGCGTGCTGCGGCTGATCGTCGGCCTGCCGAGCCTGATCGCCTTCCTGCTGATCGCCGCGTCCTCCTTCTCGGCCCTGCTGGTCTCGCCCAACCTGCCGGTGTTCGTGCTGCGCAACACCGGGCTCGGACCGACCGGCCTCTCTGCCGTCTACCTCCTCGGCGGCGCGCTGGCGCTCGTCGTCGTACCGCTGACCGGCCGGACGAGCGACCGCCTCGGTGCCCTTCCCGTCGCGGCCGTCGCGGCGCTGGCGACCACGCTCGTGCTCGGGGCGGCCTTCCTCGGCGAGGCGCCGCTGCTGCCCGCCCTGCCGGTCCTGGCCATGGTGCTGGCGATGCAGCTGGTGCGCAGCGCGGTGAGCCAGGGCTCGGCCACGCGCGTGCCGCTGCCGGCCGAGCGTGCCGCGTTCCAGTCCCTGGCCGCGGCGGTCACCAATCTCGCCCAGGCGCTCGGAGCCGGCACCGCGCCGCTCCTGCTCGGCATCGGGCCGGACGGGCGGCTCGCCGGCATGGACCGCGTCGCCGGGCTCGCCATCGCCGCCGCCTGGACGGCGCCGCTGCTCCTGATGCGGCTGGAGACCGTGCTGCGCCGGCGCGACCTGCCGCCGGTGGGGGAGCCGTGA
- a CDS encoding NAD(P)/FAD-dependent oxidoreductase, translated as MAWPRDLSAASLPPTYAASGEPAPTGTPLRGEAAADVAVIGAGITGASAALHLAAAGASVRLLDAEAVGAGGSGRAFGQVVPYLRREPARVLADLGTEAGERLIDAAARVPALVAGLVSRHAIACDLDSHGLIFAAHSAAGAAMLHRRRRAWAERGIDLPLLDAGEAAVAIGGGRYRAALIEPRGLSLNPLAYVRGLARAAVAAGARLHERSRVTAIARRSGGWQVDLRDGRILCDRVIVACGIELGAILPALRLRVLPLRVHEAATACLPPDMLAGALPRQRALTDTRRLPSGIRRTGDGRLVVTLPGPIAGSRVGDLPDGLARLRALFPRLKDAAFAETWSGWVDLTPDQYPRLVEPIPGLLVGYGLSGRGLGLGTALGRALAERAAGVPADDTPFPGADGPARRWFPGARLAAAVAAASFRRIDAWQARRDASPSSPGRNGP; from the coding sequence ATGGCATGGCCCCGCGACCTCTCCGCCGCCTCGCTGCCGCCGACCTATGCGGCCAGCGGCGAGCCCGCGCCGACCGGCACCCCGCTGCGCGGCGAAGCCGCGGCGGATGTCGCGGTGATCGGTGCAGGGATAACCGGCGCCAGCGCCGCGCTCCATCTCGCAGCCGCCGGCGCATCGGTGCGCCTGCTCGACGCCGAGGCGGTCGGCGCCGGCGGCAGCGGCCGCGCCTTCGGGCAGGTCGTGCCCTATCTGCGCCGGGAGCCGGCCCGCGTCCTCGCCGATCTCGGGACCGAGGCGGGCGAGCGGCTGATCGATGCTGCAGCGCGCGTCCCCGCTCTCGTGGCCGGGCTCGTGTCGCGCCACGCCATCGCCTGCGATCTGGATTCGCACGGGCTGATCTTCGCCGCCCATTCCGCGGCCGGCGCCGCGATGCTGCACCGGCGCCGACGGGCCTGGGCGGAGCGCGGCATCGACCTGCCGCTGCTCGACGCGGGCGAGGCCGCCGTCGCGATCGGCGGCGGCCGCTACCGCGCCGCGCTGATCGAGCCGCGCGGCCTCTCGCTCAATCCGCTCGCCTATGTCCGCGGCCTGGCGCGCGCGGCCGTCGCGGCGGGTGCGCGGCTGCATGAGCGCAGCCGCGTCACCGCAATCGCGCGACGCTCCGGCGGTTGGCAGGTCGATCTGCGGGACGGGCGCATCCTGTGCGACAGGGTGATCGTCGCCTGCGGCATCGAGCTCGGCGCCATCCTGCCGGCCCTGCGGCTGCGGGTCCTGCCCCTCCGCGTCCACGAGGCCGCGACCGCGTGCCTGCCTCCCGACATGCTCGCCGGCGCCCTGCCGCGCCAGCGCGCCCTCACCGACACGCGCCGCCTGCCGTCCGGCATCAGGCGGACCGGCGACGGACGCCTCGTCGTGACACTGCCGGGGCCGATCGCCGGCAGCCGCGTCGGCGACCTCCCGGACGGCCTGGCCCGGCTGCGCGCCCTCTTTCCCCGGCTGAAGGACGCGGCCTTCGCCGAGACCTGGTCCGGCTGGGTCGATCTGACGCCGGACCAATACCCGCGCCTCGTCGAGCCGATACCCGGCCTGCTGGTCGGCTATGGCCTCAGCGGGCGGGGCCTCGGCCTCGGCACCGCCCTCGGCCGCGCCCTGGCGGAACGCGCTGCGGGCGTCCCCGCCGACGACACGCCCTTTCCCGGCGCAGACGGCCCCGCACGACGCTGGTTCCCGGGCGCGCGCCTCGCCGCCGCCGTCGCGGCGGCTTCCTTCCGCCGCATCGATGCGTGGCAGGCACGGCGCGATGCAAGCCCCTCCTCCCCCGGACGCAACGGACCCTGA